Proteins encoded within one genomic window of Camelina sativa cultivar DH55 chromosome 19, Cs, whole genome shotgun sequence:
- the LOC104763810 gene encoding UPF0725 protein At3g44770-like — MRNLSDEEWDNLLREIDEDQGESEEVDERYFRQMIDSQFFDIDPDVRVPPAMGLSHFYFGEEQPPPEMVLYGQLAVHWFNFENNRNLKFLRIPKLNTQHPFALYYYITVEVEDVDAAAAAGSSPSSLTLQTLVTRSFGASLEAMMEVMIEGCRIKPTTTANQLDFQHFMVDWVDASYSECMPTFLSEPPEEAADDQRFYEVPDEDIRKNDWLRLYAHFALFKVCEAGSHAFPPKEMELKKILVQTRVTTTQYDDDDDDDDDDDDDDDVDVEPPSPILNPIDAKSMNAIFHISFKANCRDYTSVVRRTVDGFSEHMHLEVNTTEIDCFSSSTDDQS; from the exons ATGCGGAATCTATCTGATGAGGAATGGGACAATCTTTTACGTGAAATAGATGAAGATCAAGGAGAATCGGAAGAAGTAGACGAAAGGTACTTCCGCCAAATGATTGATTCTCAG tTTTTCGATATCGATCCTGACGTTCGTGTCCCACCTGCGATGGGACtctcacatttttattttggggaAGAACAACCACCTCCCGAAATGGTTCTCTACGGCCAGTTGGCTGTTCATTGGTTCAACTTTGAGAACAATAGGAACTTGAAGTTCTTACGCATACCAAAATTGAATACCCAACATCCGTTTGCTCTATACTACTATATTACTGTAGaggttgaagatgttgatgctgctgctgctgctggttcGTCTCCGTCTTCTCTCACTCTGCAAACTCTGGTCACAAGATCTTTTGGTGCCTCTTTGGAAGCTATGATGGAAGTTATGATTGAAGGCTGCAGAATCAAACCCACCACAAcag CGAATCAGCTAGACTTCCAGCACTTCATGGTTGATTGGGTAGATGCGTCTTACAGTGAATGTATGCCTACCTTTTTGTCTGAACCGCCAGAAGAAGCAGCTGATGATCAGAGATTCTACGAGGTTCCGGACGAGGACATTCGTAAAAATGATTGGCTTCGTCTGTATGCCCACTTTGCACTTTTCAAAGTTTGCGAGGCTGGATCTCATGCTTTCCCGCCAAAGGAGATGGAGTTGAAGAAGATACTTGTGCAAACCCGAGTAACAACAACtcaatatgatgatgatgatgatgatgatgatgatgatgatgatgatgatgatgttgatgttgagccGCCGTCTCCGATTCTCAATCCCATTGATGCCAAGTCTATGAATGCCATCTTCCACATAAGCTTCAAGGCCAACTGTCGCGACTACACATCCGTAGTAAGGAGAACTGTAGATGGGTTTTCAGAACATATGCACCTCGAAGTCAACACCACGGAGATTGattgcttctcttcttcaacagaTGATCAAAGTTAG